From Lucilia cuprina isolate Lc7/37 chromosome 4, ASM2204524v1, whole genome shotgun sequence:
TCGTCGTTATTATAGTCATAATCACCTTTGAcgattttgatttgattttgaaTGAAATCGAACTGAAATCTAAGACGCCAATCGGTTCTACGAACCGGAACAACTCAGAGTTCAAAGAACAACGACCATGGATTGTCAACAAAGCTACACTGATTTTACAAGTGCCGCTGCTACAACAATAACTCCTCAAACGCTCATATGTAGAGAGTACTCTGTAAACAACTACGACTGATCCAAAactaattcaaataaattaaaaatctaacTAGGTAAGGACCACGTATTGTGAAGTTATTGTGGATCATGTTTTAGGATTGCCTGAATGGATTATATACTCCATAAATATACATCGAAGAAGTTGTTAACCTCTAAATGACTTTAAACTCTTTAAAAGAGAAACATTTTTTGGTCCGCGATCATCTTCAGAGAACATTTGTCGAGATTCAACTGCAATCGGTTGAAGTTTATGAGATTTGTAACTACAAATAAATCAAGCTTACTAATCTTTAGCATAATATGCCAAAGACAGGTTTAGCCCTGGATAAAATCAttccaccagtttatagtcccagtAGACTAAAAGTACTGTTGGCCAATATCGCAAACAATGTCGTGGATCCCTGGACATAGTAATGTCAGGGAAACTGAGTAGCTGAAGTACTTGCTAAGAATGGTGGGATGAGAGGAGAAGATGAAATCGAAATGGCTCAAATCAGATATGTCAATGAAACCATCTACCTCAATTCGAGGTCAATTTGGCTTCTATACGAATCTCCCAGGTTAAGCTTAGTTTTAAACTTTTGCAGGGAACAGATTAGATTGCTGATATCAATCATAACGGAACACTGTACTATTGGCAATCACGCCAGGGGAATGAATCTCGAATATAACGACTACAGTAGGAGTTATTATAATGAGGAAGTAGATATCTCACTTTCTCACTCCATCATTCGATCTTGCTGCTCTAGCTTGTCTCAATGAGCTACCGGCTGGTTTAAATCGGAAAGTAGAGAGTAATAATCAAATAGACTACTAAAACCACAACCACTAGGGTAACACAACGGGACCTCAACTAGGTGTATCCATGTAAGTTTATGATTGATTACGATTATGCCCTTCTTACCCAAACCTCACCTAAAAGTAGTGGAGAGTAAATCATGATAAAATGTTCCGGGGAGAATTATAGACATAATACGATGgtatttaaaaatctaatatttagaaaaaagttttattgaaaaagtggTTTCAGAGGATGCCACAAAACTAAGAATTTAGAAGTGGACTAATGTATACATACATTCCgaaattacatttaatatttttctaataaagtaTACAGATTATTGTAAACAAAAAGCAGAAATCCAGACAGAAATCCAGAAATCATTTAACAAATTCTTTAGTACCAGTGTgccaattaattttaatagatttatattaacttaaatttgcaataaaaacaacaattatattaaatgcaattaatttaattaaacaccATACTTACCCAGCATTTTCAAAACTCGCTTCGTGCCAAATTGATTAATGCGTCCACGCACCGCACTGACTTGAGTACCCCCGGAATAACGATATAAAATCGTATCACTTTGTGTACTTTTCATACCTAAGCGGCCACGACGTACATGAGAATTTGAACTATTCAAACCAATAGACAAATCATTGCGAAAACGATGCAAATCTTTGGAATTTGAATTATTATGACCACCGCCACTGCTACTGCCGTCAATAACATTTGAACGATACAAACGTACACCGATTAAAAGATACAAAACGAATATTATAGACATGGGTGCAAAGAAGAATATATAGGTGGATAATTGAAATGAATGCTTAATTATAACATTAGCCAGTACACAATTTTCCACACCTTGTATAGAAACAATGCCAAATTGTAGAGCTTGCGGTATGGCCGTAAGTATGGAGAGTAACcaaattattatgattatacGAATGGCACGACTTAATTTCGAAATGGCCTGACCAAAAAACGGATGACATATGGCCACATAACGTTCTACCGTGAAAGCGGTTATGGTTAAGACGGTAGCATTAGCAGAAGTTTCCGCCACTATGCCACGACCCACACAAAAGTATTCACCAAAAGGGTAAGGATATTTATACCAAGTCATATAGACTTCTTGCGGTACACCCGATAACAGTAGCATAAAATCGGAAATGGCCAAACTAAAGAGATAATAATTTGTGGCCGTATGCATTGAACGATTCTTTTTTATCACTATACACGTGCTGATATTGCCTATAACGCCCGTTATAAagattaaaacataaataacggTCACCGGTATGACAATTTTCAATGAATCACGTTTGGGTCCAAAGATGGACTGTTCAAAATCATAACCAGTTTCATAAATAGTTTTATCCGTAGCCTCAGCAAACATGTACGTTGAATTAACAAAGTCACTGTTATTCATTGCCGCTGTTGTATCGTAAATTATTTTCGTCATTATTGtagtgttgttattgttggtgggaaatttttgataatttaaatttttttgccttaatgtggttaaatttttttacaatattttcattcCATTTGGTTATTTTCTTTAGTTgggatatgatttttgtttggttttaatttattatttttgtttatttatttttttatcactagaatttttcagttatttttaatattttgtgtttttttaaagatttagatTCTCTATATTTCTGTAGGCCATTCACTGGCTAGCTATACTGCAACAATGGAATTTTGTTTTGGTCACTTGTTGTAAGcttgtttaaattgtaattaatcgTTTAAACTTGCCTAATGCACGCAAAACTATTAAGGGGTTGGCACTGGCTATTTCTACATGATAACTTAAATATCTTTAAGAATTCTGAAAAGGCtgaatgaaatttttacattatgaatatttttacacaatCACAATACTTATTACCGATTTTCCTAAATGTTGTGATTTGAAACAATATTAAAAGTACACAATGACAAATATAAGATATATACGAACATtaatgtgtatttgtttgtttgaactTTATAGACCGATATTCCTGAAATTTTCAAGTgataatttccataaaaattggcgCCCGGGTTTGCAGGTGATAAAGCTAAATCTAAGACCATATTGTGCTTAAAGAAAAGTTTCACTACCAGAGgtaagttttatattataagggtacctacctatctacctaACTACGACTATCACAGCTATAGAAATAGCATGTGCGGATTCAAACGAATATAGAGCATGTGGAATGTgatagtgaaactctggagcactttctttgccactgtcaaaTATTCCTCAAATTTAGATGCAAGTATCTTGGGAGTGATATTATTCCGGATGTAACATTCCACACGACcacagttttttaaaattttttacaaataaacatttttccttCATTAAAAAGCGCACAACGGGCGCGATAATGGCCTAAGTGTCCCCCTATCAACCTAGTTCAACCCAACTTATCTTCAAACCAACCtttcaaatgaattaaatataaaaatatatttaataaactataaCAGTTAACGTCATCCATATGAACATTTGGGTAATTAATTGGCGGAATAGCAATAGAGGACGTGAAACCTCCATatgaattatatattaaaattcgtttatctgggaaactattagatcTAGATTCTTAAAAGTTTATACAAAGAATATTGACATTTATTACTGTGAACATGGGAAGTTCCATACCCCTAATGCAGACTATCTATAGGGGGCAGGGTACctcaaatgtaaataaaatacaaaagttttaaatttaaattcgaatactaTAAGATATAATTTATAGACTGGTCATTTAAAGTAATGGACAAGTAGatttcatacatacaaattatattCGAAATCGGATTACAAACAAAGAAACCGAATCGTTTTGTGGACCTCTGGGCAAACCAACGTTAATGAGGTCCTATGAGGTCCAAATTTAAATCGGACCAACCATTAACAAGTCACAGATTTATTTccatagtattttttttataccccaCTATGAGACGTTTATAATCATTTTATGCCAGTTGAATAGGGTTTCAGAAGTGGGTCTAATATGGTACTGACATCGGTTTTTATACATGTGGGACTTTTTATTGTTATTCTACCATTATCTCAAATTCTGATATATGAAAGATGGGATCAATAACCAAAATATATATCTAGttgtaaaactaatatttatcgctcaatttttttaagctttaatagtcgttttcgtgtttttttttttaacacaaacccTTAATGCTCTCCCATTATAGTTTTCTGTGATTATAAATCTTTCTTGATCACAATTCATCtgatcttttttaaaaagttatcaccgataatttaaagtaaaatcagTATAAGACTATCGAGGCTTGTACAGAAGAATCAATACTAATGTATGCTCTCTATATCATTTGTGGACTGTGCCTTTTCTctcgtttacaaaaaatacatacgtGGCACCGACCATGTTGCAAGCAAGTCTAAAATTGTCTATTCTTTAAGGATGTATTAGctctttgttgttattgttgtaacagGAATACGTGCAAAGACGTTGTGTCTTagttgacaatccttggtcgttgaACTATGAGTTGTTACGGTGCGCAAAACCAATTGTCGAAGAAGCGCTATTTTTCGATCTGCTGGGTTATTTTAAACGATCTTTAATATCATTTGTAATTCTTAAAATGCCACCAACCCCTTAGTATGAATTAGTAGTATGCATACTAGTAGGTAAAACTActtattatatatgtaaatatgtctGTAATATATATGTAGGTACAAAAACAGATAACTTAAATACAACATACTCATATgaatataattcaattagaTTTATAACTCAAGTTCAAAATGCCTATAaacatgtatttaaattttatttattttttatgtttttttttaattttcctttgtatctcaataatttatgtataactcTGAAACGTTTTTCAATTCAAATGTAATTAGCGGAAAAATAATacactttattttcatttaattttatacgtttttttatttgttttcttttatttatttatttgtttgtttattattttagtgattattttttattcttatttgtttttcacatttttcaCCATTTTCctgagaagaagaaaaaaaaccataaagcaaataaaaacgCAAACTAGGCAAAGGAAAAACACTGATCCGTTAGAATGTACTAATACATTTAGTAGATATGTTTTAATAGACTAGTTTGCTAATTCCCGCTagtatgtttttaaaaggtCTTTTCAGTTAAACCGCTCAAGTTTATCTGTTCATTCGAATTTTTCGCTTCATACATTTTAtgcttttcaaaaaatgttcccaaaataataatacaaaaaaaaagaaaatacgaaAAGTAATTGTTTTTGGCCAAatcgaacaaaaaaaattattattttttgtttttcattcatttattttatgaacaCAACACACATTACAACACATTCATTGCGCATTtcatagttttttatttgttgtttttttatggaTAATTTTAGAAATCCATCTTAATGCATTTTTCTGCTATGTTCTGCCTGATTTTCCCTCTGGTCTCATTGTCTTAGGTACGGgttgacaaaaaatatattaaaaacaaaagggTGAAAATAGTTTTTCCATTAACTAGActtgtttataaagaaatttattaagtgaaaaagcttttgaaagtttctttttgaaaaaaagcttacACACACAACTGCCATcatattttatagtttgtattagaataaactaaaagctttatatttttagttatagCATGTTAGAATCTAATTTCTTTTAGATAAGTCGATTTGTCTATACCCTAAACTGATTTCACAAAGTTCTATTTAATAAGGTTTACTTCCATCAGCAATAAATGCCACAGATTCATTTTTGTAATTGACTGATTAgatcaattttaaaaacaaaaattttcctaaaacttTTTGCCCATCCCATAGAAGCGACAAAGAAGTAGAATATACtgcatggaagtactgaaaaagacctggcCGGGTAATTCTCGCTCTCGTGatagaaataaaattcgaatcgaaattaatttcgataGTGCATAATTTTCTCATAATGTTACTCGATACGAAACGAATCGAGTTGTTGCTTCAGTGTtgtaaaaaactttcataatatattttacaatactgaacgaaatgttaacaaaactcatatgtttcattaaaattcaaaaatttaaagcaaaatttaaaaaaaataaattaaattaaaatataattgcaGAGAGgagtttttatgcaaaatataatattgcaagtgatataaatatatatacaacatggatgtttatttacttttggcACATATTGGCTGCATTTATTGGACCCATTTTGGATTATAGGCATCTTTTATTGGTGATGTTATTGTATCTCTACAAAAATCGcctaaatgatactgcagattttcgtaatgatcaggaatcatttgaccctagccccatacaaagtcttcttcagaaaatgacttgaatgtcaaaattcacttataaacatatgaaattctgcataaataactttaatgtagaCCTACATAAATCCCTccatcaaaatttataaggatagacccATATTTATCCTTGCCCCTAATTAGCTCTTATGACTTATTTTAAAccaataaataacttaaatgatttattatttaatcataTGATCGGTCATACCCTAATACTACATAAAAAtccatattttaaaacttaaatattggAATAAGCTTTTATCAAATGTAAATTCTATATTCATCGAACACCTGTTTCAGTCCTTTAACTTGGATCTCAAATATATAATGactatatttatttcttaaagaaacttTCAAGTAATGTCtgcaataaaattataaccGCCAACACCCGCCAAAATAGAGTTAATTCCCATTTGAAGTATTTGGCATTAACCTCTTGTGATTTGCCATTAAATTGTCAAGGAATTATTTTAGCATAATTAATTCTTGACTTAAAAGTAttccatttataattttttccagATTTAATATAATAGATGTTCTTTCTTATAAattgttttcacaaaaactttacTTTGAAAGCTTGCTTTCGAGAAAAAACTCGAAAGGTTTCATTCGAATGATTGCTCGTTATCGAATGCTATCATAAGAAATTTCGAAACATTTTATTCGTTATCGAATAAGAGAatccaaaaagtaaaaaatctcgTACGATCGAATATAAATTCGTACGAATGTGAGAATTAGCCctctgaagaagtgatgattctAATACagacttgtcataggagggatatTCCTTTTATTCGATTCCAATTTCAccacatctgaagtcattttcaggaagtaatttttatgttctttttttaaaagttattaaaaggtCAAACTGTTGTATTATAGAATATAactaattaaacttaaaaaatattaacacaaataaataaattacaagaatttatcaatcaactccaaaataaaaaggggtttatttaaaaaaaaaaatcagtacaaaagaaatataccttcaattttaaataaaattttattcttttcgcTTGAAAAATATATCTCTACCGATCGTAGATAGAGTCGCTTAAGTAAACATAAttcaagttttaaataaaatcagtcaaaaattatacagaattacttaataaaacttttaatattttcaaaatggcGAATCAAGGCACAATACTTATGTCTTGTTGATAGAGACGATTTAAGAATACCACTCCATATCGTTTTTGCTGGtataaacaaagaaattaaagatTCGTTCTTAAATTGTACTGTCCGTATGTGGAACAATCTTCTCCCAGAAGTTTTTCCTGTTAGTGGTAATATTGGTaggtttaaataaaatgtgcacaAACACTGCTCCCTCTATACTATCTCCCATAACCTATTTTTCTAACAATAAATACAGATGAATCGACAGCTTCAGGGCAGGATgagatttttatattcattatttAGATTGAGatttaagtaataataaaacGATGTACTGATCAGTTGTTGATGTAATTCATATTATGTCAGAATCCCTGATTCTGATTCGGTATTTAAAAACCGGTATTTATACCGATAAACTTATTTCGATATCGGCAGTAATACCGGCATTAAATTGTTAAGCCGTCTCGGTGTGAATAACATTTAGGGAAGTGAAGCACACTTACGtagtattgtataaaaaaaactctgtGTTGAGTGTAATTCACATATTCCTTTCGAAATTTGATATTAAAACTCAAAACCtattaaatatcttaaagtGTAAAAATTATATCCACCATTTAAAAGAGGGGGGTATATACGACAGAGATCATACGGAAGGAGCAGTAcagattttgaataaatataacgtttgtttcgtattgaaaaggagcaaaatcggtccacgttttcgtatATTCTCTATACAAGTGGCTTCCCGGAGATGTTTTATATGACAttacaggtttaaaaatatcagtataacgataaaattatacatatgaaaacattatgaaaactttaaactattagccacattttatgaggatcggtccataaggtcccctttattTAGAAATGAGAGTATAGcgacataaaaatttctttatgtatAAGCCAAAATCTTCTTACCAACTTTTATGTGAATCGGTCTATATTTAACAGTACCCCGTATAAattccccttcaaaaaatgactttatcgctcattattagcttaaaaataagaattcgacagtgaaatttaacataaacaatttttgtaagaaatctttcttccaaattttatgagaatggGTCCAAAATTGACCTCgaaatttgaaacaaacattttctgtgaaataagtattttaattttgtggGCAACAGTGTTACTAGGGATAACAGAAATTAAAGGCTAAATCAGACATTAAAAATAGCCAAAAAAGGcttaacttttatttcttaaaaatctaaattaaaacaagtgaaATATAATAGTCGTAAATTC
This genomic window contains:
- the LOC111678258 gene encoding pyrokinin-1 receptor — encoded protein: MTKIIYDTTAAMNNSDFVNSTYMFAEATDKTIYETGYDFEQSIFGPKRDSLKIVIPVTVIYVLIFITGVIGNISTCIVIKKNRSMHTATNYYLFSLAISDFMLLLSGVPQEVYMTWYKYPYPFGEYFCVGRGIVAETSANATVLTITAFTVERYVAICHPFFGQAISKLSRAIRIIIIIWLLSILTAIPQALQFGIVSIQGVENCVLANVIIKHSFQLSTYIFFFAPMSIIFVLYLLIGVRLYRSNVIDGSSSGGGHNNSNSKDLHRFRNDLSIGLNSSNSHVRRGRLGMKSTQSDTILYRYSGGTQVSAVRGRINQFGTKRVLKMLVAVVICFFLCWAPFHAQRLIAVYGSSGLIAGGEENTGMSVGDDSDSAIFNLSLTTEQIFAATEITTEATALNYLNFNSSNNNKQREQHTKVYTVMTYISGVLYYLSTCINPLLYNLMSNKFRQAFKSILFGKKSSNARRSQNSQRSMSRKATTTHSSSIHRGSSESEMQSKVSLLQTISNERKFTPQMIP